In one Gammaproteobacteria bacterium genomic region, the following are encoded:
- the dnaJ gene encoding molecular chaperone DnaJ → MSQRDYYEILGVERSASENDLKKAFRRLAMKYHPDRNPDDAEAEARFKEAKEAYEILSDPQKRAAYDQFGHAGVDPSMHAGAGAGAGFGDIFEDIFGDIFGGGRRRADQVYRGADLQYNLELSLEQAVFGAEVDIRVPTLVTCETCGGSGAREGSQPEVCPTCAGHGQVRLQQGFFSVQQTCPRCHGSGKIIPDPCPTCHGEGRVQDAKVLTVKVPSGVDSGDRIRLAGEGEAGVNGGPAGNLYVQVHIKPHDIFTRQGEHLLCDVPISIITAALGGELEVPTLDGKVKLKVPAGTQTGKQFRLRGKGVKPVRGIEPGDLFCRVVVETPINLTQEQKDLLLQLEKSLGKGGDRHSPHTASWMDGVKGFVEGLKFWAD, encoded by the coding sequence ATGTCACAACGCGATTACTACGAAATTCTGGGTGTTGAACGCAGCGCCTCCGAGAACGATCTGAAAAAGGCCTTTCGCCGTCTGGCCATGAAATATCATCCGGATCGCAATCCTGACGATGCGGAGGCGGAAGCACGCTTCAAGGAAGCCAAAGAGGCTTACGAGATCCTCAGCGATCCCCAGAAGCGCGCGGCCTACGACCAGTTCGGCCATGCTGGCGTGGACCCCAGCATGCACGCTGGGGCCGGGGCGGGCGCCGGGTTCGGCGACATCTTCGAGGATATTTTCGGCGACATCTTCGGCGGCGGCCGGCGTCGTGCAGATCAGGTTTACCGGGGTGCTGATCTCCAGTACAACCTGGAGCTTTCCCTGGAACAGGCCGTGTTCGGCGCCGAGGTTGATATCCGCGTGCCGACCCTGGTGACCTGTGAGACCTGCGGCGGCAGCGGTGCCCGGGAGGGTTCGCAGCCCGAGGTCTGTCCCACCTGCGCGGGGCACGGTCAGGTGCGGCTGCAGCAGGGTTTCTTTTCCGTTCAGCAGACCTGTCCGCGTTGCCACGGCTCGGGCAAGATCATCCCCGATCCGTGTCCGACCTGTCATGGCGAGGGTCGGGTGCAGGACGCCAAGGTGCTTACCGTCAAGGTGCCGTCGGGTGTCGATAGCGGTGACCGGATCCGCTTGGCGGGCGAGGGCGAGGCCGGCGTCAACGGCGGTCCCGCCGGCAATCTGTACGTGCAGGTCCACATCAAGCCGCACGACATCTTCACCCGTCAGGGCGAGCACCTGCTGTGCGACGTGCCGATCAGCATCATCACGGCCGCACTCGGCGGCGAGCTGGAGGTGCCGACCCTGGATGGCAAGGTGAAGCTGAAGGTGCCCGCCGGCACCCAGACCGGCAAACAGTTCCGGTTGCGCGGCAAGGGCGTGAAACCGGTCCGCGGTATCGAACCCGGTGATCTGTTCTGCCGCGTGGTGGTCGAGACGCCGATCAATCTCACCCAGGAGCAGAAGGATCTGCTGCTGCAACTCGAGAAGAGCCTGGGCAAGGGCGGCGATCGCCACAGCCCACACACCGCCAGTTGGATGGATGGCGTGAAGGGCTTCGTCGAGGGGCTCAAGTTCTGGGCTGACTGA
- the grpE gene encoding nucleotide exchange factor GrpE has protein sequence MSAKKHEEQPVSETAQPDAAEGPVQAETGAGAAGGDEVEALRAELEAARAKADENWDRLLRVQAELENLRKRSARELESARKYALEKLAAELLQVRDSLELGLSAAREQATAEKLLEGTELTLKVLTQVMEKFSITELDPVGEPFNPELHQAVAMQESEQQSPDTVLSVMQKGYMLNDRLLRPAMVVVAK, from the coding sequence ATGTCTGCAAAAAAGCACGAGGAGCAGCCCGTCAGCGAGACGGCACAGCCGGACGCGGCTGAGGGCCCGGTCCAGGCCGAAACCGGGGCGGGCGCCGCAGGCGGGGACGAGGTTGAAGCCCTGCGCGCCGAACTCGAGGCGGCCCGCGCCAAGGCCGATGAAAACTGGGACCGGTTGCTGCGCGTCCAGGCCGAACTGGAGAACCTGCGCAAGCGCTCGGCGCGCGAGTTGGAATCCGCGCGCAAATATGCCCTGGAAAAGCTGGCCGCTGAACTGCTTCAGGTACGCGACAGCCTGGAACTGGGCCTGAGCGCCGCCCGCGAACAGGCCACGGCCGAGAAGCTGCTGGAAGGGACCGAGCTGACCCTGAAGGTGCTCACCCAGGTCATGGAAAAGTTCTCCATCACCGAGCTGGACCCGGTGGGCGAACCCTTCAATCCCGAGCTGCATCAGGCCGTCGCCATGCAGGAGAGCGAGCAGCAGTCGCCCGATACGGTGCTCAGCGTGATGCAGAAGGGCTACATGCTGAACGACCGGCTGCTGCGTCCGGCCATGGTCGTGGTCGCCAAATGA
- a CDS encoding DsrE family protein, protein MNDDKDKGKVSATRRGLLTRLAGLAGAWGLGAAARPVQAAEDASSLRFPDDPAEHKVVYQLNKADQDYQDHILFSVGAMLRAFPDNIHIVVVAIGPGIHLLAKSPGRPVSPHNRERVSSMVHYGVEFHACGNTLKSLGWSADDLEPFAKVVEVGAADLMLLQEQGYAYISW, encoded by the coding sequence ATGAATGATGACAAGGACAAAGGCAAGGTCAGCGCAACGCGCCGCGGGTTGCTGACCAGACTGGCGGGACTGGCCGGCGCCTGGGGACTCGGTGCCGCGGCGCGTCCGGTCCAGGCGGCCGAAGACGCCAGTTCGTTGCGCTTTCCCGACGATCCGGCCGAGCACAAGGTGGTCTACCAGCTCAACAAGGCCGATCAGGATTACCAGGATCACATCCTGTTTTCCGTGGGCGCCATGCTGCGCGCCTTTCCCGACAACATCCACATCGTCGTGGTCGCCATCGGTCCCGGCATCCATCTGCTGGCCAAGAGTCCCGGCCGTCCCGTCAGCCCGCACAACCGCGAGCGGGTTTCGAGCATGGTGCATTACGGGGTGGAGTTTCACGCCTGCGGCAACACCCTCAAGTCCCTGGGCTGGAGCGCGGACGACCTGGAACCGTTCGCCAAGGTGGTCGAGGTGGGGGCCGCCGATCTGATGCTGCTGCAGGAACAGGGGTACGCCTACATCAGCTGGTGA
- the dnaK gene encoding molecular chaperone DnaK — protein sequence MSKIIGIDLGTTNSCVAVMEGDKPKVIENSEGDRTTPSIVAFAKDGEVLVGQSAKRQAVTNPHNTLFAVKRLIGRRFDEEAVQKDIKLVPYKIVKADNGDAWVEANDKKMAPPEISARVLMKMKKTAEDYLGEEVKEAVITVPAYFNDSQRQATKDAGRIAGLEVKRIINEPTAAALAYGLDKQRGDRKVAVYDLGGGTFDISVIEIADVDGEKQFEVLATNGDTFLGGEDFDKRVIDYLADEFNKDQGIDLRGDALAMQRLKEAADKAKIELSSSQQTEINLPYITADQNGPKHLNLKLTRAKLESLVEDLVKRTIEPCKLALNDAGLSASEVDDVILVGGQTRMPKVQEAVKGFFGKEPRKDVNPDEAVAIGAAVQGGVLGGEVKDVLLLDVTPLSLGIETLGGIMTKLIERNTTIPTKANQVFSTADDNQTAVTVHVLQGERERAMDNKSLGRFDLTDIPPAPRGVPQIEVNFDIDANGILHVSAKDKATGREQSIQIKASSGLSDDEIDRMVEEAEAHKDEDKRFHELVSARNQADNLIHATEKSLTEYGDKVSADEKQAIEKAIDELKEALKGDSKDEIDAKSQALAEASGKLAERMYAEQSAQAGEAGEGAQTETGAAGQEDVVDAEFEEVDDNKK from the coding sequence ATGAGCAAGATCATCGGCATCGATCTGGGCACCACCAACTCCTGCGTCGCAGTGATGGAAGGTGACAAGCCCAAGGTCATCGAAAACAGCGAAGGCGATCGCACCACGCCGTCCATCGTGGCGTTCGCCAAAGACGGCGAAGTCCTGGTCGGCCAGTCCGCCAAGCGTCAGGCCGTGACCAATCCTCACAACACGCTGTTCGCGGTCAAGCGCCTGATCGGCCGCCGCTTCGACGAGGAAGCGGTGCAGAAGGACATCAAGCTGGTGCCCTACAAGATCGTCAAGGCGGACAACGGCGATGCCTGGGTCGAGGCCAACGACAAGAAGATGGCTCCGCCGGAGATCTCCGCCCGCGTGCTCATGAAGATGAAAAAGACCGCCGAGGATTACCTCGGGGAAGAGGTCAAGGAAGCGGTCATCACCGTGCCGGCCTACTTCAACGATTCGCAGCGCCAGGCGACCAAGGACGCCGGCCGCATCGCCGGTCTGGAAGTGAAGCGCATCATCAACGAGCCGACCGCGGCGGCCCTGGCCTACGGCCTGGACAAGCAGCGCGGCGACCGCAAGGTGGCGGTGTACGACCTGGGCGGCGGCACCTTCGACATCTCCGTCATTGAGATTGCCGACGTGGACGGCGAGAAGCAGTTCGAGGTGCTGGCCACCAACGGCGACACCTTCCTGGGCGGTGAGGATTTCGACAAGCGCGTCATCGATTACCTGGCCGACGAATTCAACAAGGACCAGGGAATCGACCTGCGCGGCGACGCGCTGGCCATGCAGCGCCTGAAGGAGGCCGCCGACAAGGCCAAGATCGAGCTGTCCTCCAGTCAGCAGACCGAGATCAACCTGCCGTACATCACCGCGGACCAGAACGGGCCGAAGCACCTCAACCTCAAGCTGACCCGCGCCAAGCTGGAGTCGCTGGTCGAGGACCTGGTCAAGCGCACCATCGAACCCTGCAAGCTGGCGCTCAATGATGCCGGCCTGTCGGCCTCCGAGGTCGACGACGTGATCCTGGTCGGCGGTCAGACCCGCATGCCCAAGGTGCAGGAAGCGGTGAAGGGCTTCTTCGGCAAGGAACCGCGCAAGGACGTGAACCCCGACGAGGCGGTGGCCATCGGCGCCGCGGTCCAGGGCGGCGTGCTGGGTGGCGAGGTCAAGGATGTGCTGCTGCTCGACGTGACTCCGCTGTCGCTGGGTATCGAGACCCTGGGCGGCATCATGACCAAGCTGATCGAGCGCAACACGACCATTCCGACCAAGGCCAACCAGGTCTTCTCGACGGCGGACGACAATCAGACCGCGGTCACCGTGCACGTGCTCCAGGGTGAGCGTGAGCGCGCGATGGACAACAAATCGCTGGGTCGCTTCGACCTGACCGACATCCCGCCGGCCCCGCGCGGTGTGCCGCAGATCGAAGTCAATTTCGACATCGACGCCAACGGCATCCTGCACGTGTCCGCCAAGGACAAGGCGACGGGGCGCGAGCAGTCGATCCAGATCAAGGCCTCTTCCGGCCTGTCGGACGATGAAATCGATCGTATGGTCGAAGAGGCCGAGGCGCACAAGGATGAGGACAAGCGCTTCCACGAGCTGGTGAGCGCGCGCAACCAGGCGGACAACCTGATCCACGCCACCGAGAAGTCGCTCACGGAATACGGCGACAAGGTCAGCGCGGACGAAAAGCAGGCCATCGAAAAGGCGATCGACGAACTCAAGGAAGCGCTTAAGGGCGACAGCAAGGACGAAATCGACGCCAAGTCGCAGGCGCTGGCCGAGGCCTCCGGCAAACTGGCCGAACGGATGTATGCCGAGCAGAGCGCCCAGGCCGGCGAGGCGGGCGAGGGCGCCCAGACCGAGACCGGCGCCGCGGGCCAGGAAGACGTGGTCGACGCCGAGTTCGAGGAAGTCGACGACAACAAAAAGTAA
- the dapB gene encoding 4-hydroxy-tetrahydrodipicolinate reductase has translation MSEPTRVAIAGAGGRMGRALIEACCETEGLSLGLALERPGSTLLDADAGEVAGVGRLDTPVVSTLEGHEQDFDVLIDFTRPEPSLSHLAFCRAHGKAIIIGTTGFSEAQKAEIRAAGEVIPVVFAPNMSIGVNLCLRLLDLAARVLGDDVDIEIIEAHHRHKVDAPSGTALAMGETVAQALGRDLKTCAVYGREGHTGERARETIGFETIRAGDIVGEHTVMFAATGERVEITHKASSRMTFARGAMRAAQWLGGRPAGTYDMQDVLGLRD, from the coding sequence GTGAGTGAACCGACGCGAGTGGCGATTGCGGGCGCCGGCGGACGCATGGGCCGGGCCCTGATCGAGGCCTGTTGCGAGACCGAAGGACTGAGCCTGGGCTTGGCGCTGGAACGCCCCGGCAGCACCCTGCTGGATGCGGATGCAGGCGAGGTCGCCGGTGTGGGCCGTCTGGACACGCCCGTGGTCAGCACGCTGGAGGGGCACGAGCAGGACTTCGACGTGCTGATCGATTTCACCCGTCCCGAACCCAGTCTGTCCCATCTCGCCTTTTGCCGCGCCCACGGCAAGGCCATCATCATCGGCACCACCGGGTTCAGCGAAGCTCAAAAGGCCGAAATCCGCGCCGCCGGCGAGGTGATTCCGGTCGTTTTTGCACCTAACATGAGCATCGGCGTCAACCTGTGCCTCAGGCTGCTGGATCTCGCCGCGCGCGTGCTGGGCGACGACGTGGATATCGAGATCATCGAGGCGCATCACCGCCACAAGGTCGACGCGCCGTCCGGCACCGCGCTGGCCATGGGGGAAACCGTCGCCCAGGCCCTGGGGCGGGATCTCAAGACCTGTGCCGTTTACGGCCGTGAAGGCCACACCGGCGAGCGCGCCCGGGAAACCATCGGCTTCGAGACCATCCGCGCCGGCGATATCGTCGGTGAGCACACGGTCATGTTCGCCGCCACCGGCGAGCGCGTCGAGATCACCCACAAGGCCTCCAGCCGCATGACCTTCGCGCGCGGTGCGATGCGGGCCGCCCAATGGTTGGGCGGACGTCCTGCCGGCACCTACGACATGCAGGACGTGCTCGGATTGCGCGACTGA